The region GGGTGGGCGTGCCGCAGGACGTGGCTGAGTCGGGCCTGGGGGCCGCCGCTCAGGCCGTCGCGGGGGCTGGGTGGCGTGTCGGGGTCGTGGAGCGCGGCGGCCAGTCGGGCGTTCAGGGCGCTGCGCGGGAGGCGCTGGAGGGTCTGCCGGGCGAGGGTCTGCACGTCGGGGCTGCGGTCGTCCAGCGCGCCCTCCAGCAGGGGTTCCAGGGTGTGGTCGTCGTCACTCAGGGTGTCCAGCACGGCGCTCAGGAGGCGTTTGCGGCTGGCAGCGCGTTCCGTGTCGAACTGCGTGCGTAGCAGGGCTCGGGCGGCGCCGGGGTTGAGGGCTCGCAGCACGCGGTGCAGGGTGTCGCGGTCGGTGTCGCTCAGGGCGGCCCAGGTGGGCTCGTCGGGGGCGTCAGCGTGAGCCAGGGCGGGGCTGTCCGCGTGGTGTGCCAGCCAGCGCCCCCGTTCGCCCAGCACGCGGGCGAGGGGTACGCGCAGGCTGCGGTCCTGCGTGGCGAGGGTCAGCAGGCGCGGCAGGTACAGCGCCGGGACGCGGTAGCCGTGCGCGTGGCACAGGGTCAGCCACTCGTGCAGCAGGGGGCCGCCCAGATGCGGGAGGTGCCGCGCGGCGCGGGCCGGGGCTTCCGCACGCGGATCGCTGGGGGCGGGGGTGGGGGCCGGGGCGGGCGGGTCGGGTTGCCGTCCGGCGGTCGCGGCGAGGGTCAGCAGCGCGGCGCGGGCCAGCAGGGTACCTGCCGGGTCGTCCCGGGTGACCCGCGCGGCGGCCTGTCCGGTGGCGTCGGGGCCGGGGGTGGGCAGGGGGGCGCGTTCGGTGCCGATCAGCGCGGCGCTCAGCAGGGCCCGGAGGTCAGGACCCATAGTCATTCTCCGGTTCATCCAGGGGGTGCAGGGTGCCGTCCTGCCCGGCGCACAGGGGCGTGAGACTCTGGCCGTCCCATTCGGCGGTGAAGGTCTGCGGGTGTCCGCCGCCCAGGGCCAGCAGGGTGAGGCGGGCCGTGTCGCTGCCGCCCAGCGGGAGGCTGCCGCGTGCGTCCCCGGCCCGCCAGGGGTCGCCGTCCCGCGTGGGGGGGTGGACCGTGACAGGCCCGAGGTGGTGCGCGGTGCGGTCCAGCCAGGGGTTCAGGGCCAGGGCGGCGCCGTGCGCGTCGAGCAGGCCGTCCAGGGTGACTGGTGCGGGCAGGGGGGTGGGGGCGCTGCGGGTGGCCTCGCCGTCCAGGACGTGCCGCTGGGGGACCGTGCCTGGGGCAGGGCTCAGGCGGGCGCGGACGCTCTTCCCGGCGGGCAGGGCGGGTGGCAGGGGCCAGCCGGGCGCGGCGAAGTCCAGCAGGAGCGCGGTGGTGCCGCTTTCGTGCAGCCAGCTGCGGCGGGTGCGGACGTGTTCCTCGTCGCTGATGGTGTGGCCCAGCACCAGCCAGTGGGTGTCGGTCCCCCCGGCGGCGATGGTGGCGGCCTTGTCCAGCGGGAAGCCCAGCGCGGCGCGCAGGTCGGCCTGTTGCGGGGCGCTCAGGGTGTCGCGGCCGGGCCACGCCTTGGTCAGCAGGTACAGGCGGGCCAGGTGGGCCAGCAGCCGGCCCGGGTGGGGCAGGACTTCGGGGATCATCCGGACCAGGCGGGCGGCGCCGGGCGCCTGGGCGTCCACGAGGCGGGCGGCCTGGGTGTCCCAGTCGCTGTAGGGTCGCGCGGCGGCCTGCGCCAGTCCGTCCCGGACGAGGTCTTTCAGGAAGGTCTGCAGGGCGTCCAGGCCCAGGCTGACTTTCTTCTCGCGCGCGGCGCGGCGTTTGGCCTGTGCGGCGGGGTCGGGGCCGCTGCAGGTCTCCCCTGCCGGGTCGGCGTCGGCTGGGCTGGAGTCGGACGGGGCGTGTTTCGCAGCGCGGCCGTCCAGCCACTTCCGGATGGCATCCGGAGCGGGGTCGCTGCCGAACTGCTGCGGGTGCGCTTCGTGCAGGAGCAGCAGGGCCAGGGCGTGCTTGCAGGGGAACTTGCGGCTGGGGCAGGAGCACTTGAAGGCTGGGGCGTCCGGGCCGCTTAGGTCGACACCGGTCAGGTAGGGCTGTCGGCCGCTCCCCTGGCAGTGTCCCCAGAGGTGCGTGGGTTTGGCGTGCAGGTCGGGCCACTGGGCAGGCGTGGCGAGCTTGCGGGCGCTGGCGGCGCTGCTCGAATCCGGGGCCAGGGTCAGGACGGGGTCGGGGGTGGCGGTCATCGGGTCTCCTGACAGCCGTTACGCTGCCAGCGTAATGTAGTGCATCCCTCCTTTGCTGGCAAGCGCAGAAGGGGCCGCCACGCCAGAAGGGCCGGTGGGTCCGGACAACGCCAGAGCCACCGGCCCTCCCAGGTCCCGCCTTACTTCATGCTGTTCAGAATGCGGCCGTACACGTCGTTCATGCTGCCCACACCGTCAATGCGGGTCAGCTGGCCGCGCGCGCTGTAGTAATCAATCAGCGGCTGCGTCTGCTCGCGGTAGATCTCCTGGCGCCTGCGGGCGACCTCCTCGGTATCGTCGCTGCGCACCGCCTCACCGCGCGCGGCAGCCTGACGGCCCCGGTCCACGATGCGGTCAATCAGGACCTGATCCGGCACTTCCAGCAACGGCACGGCACGGACGGGCGCGCCCAGTTCTTCCAGCAGCACGTCCAGTTCACGCGCCTGCGCACTGGTGCGGGGGAACCCGTCGAAGATGACGCGCACGGCGTCCATGCTGGCCAGCTTGTCGCGGATCAGCGCGATCAGGATGTCGTCCGGCACGAGTTGCCCGGCGTCCAGGATGGGCTTGACCTGCTGGCCCAGTTCGGTGCCGCGCGCCACGTGGTCGCGCAGGATGTCGCCCGTGCTGATCTTGACCAGGTCCTTGTCCTGCGCCAGTCGTTCTGCCTGGGTGCCCTTGCCCGCGCCGGGAGGCCCGAGGAAGATCACGACGTTGTGTTTGGGTTGAGTCACTGTTGTCCTCCGTTCACCCTTCAGCATAGTGGCTGAGGGTCAGATTCGGGCGGCCCTGGTCAGAATGCGGCTGTTCCCACTCCGGGAACAGGAAACGCGCCGCCTCCGGCTGGGAGGGCGGCGCGCTTCAATTCTGGGGCCGGTTCAGTTGTCGCGGTTCATGCGGCCGCGGATGCGGCCCTTGCTGATGAAGCCGTCGTAGCGGCGGACCGTCAGCTGCGCTTCAAGCTGCTTGAGGGTTTCAAGCGCCACGCCCACGATGATCAGCAGGCCGGTGCCGCTGAACTGGAAGGTCGTGATGCTCGTCGCCTTCTGCACCAGCTGAGGCAGGATGGTCAGCACGACCAGGAAGATCGCGCCCCACAGACTCAGGCGGCTGCTGATGGTGCCCAGAAACTCTGCGGTGGGCGTGCCGGGGCGGACGCCGGGAATGAAGCCCCCGGCCTCGCGCAGCTGCTCCGCGATGCGCTTGGGATCGAACTGCACGCTGTTGTACAGGTACGTGAAGCCGAAGATCAGCAGGGCTTCCAGCGCGATGTACAGCGGCTGTCCGAACGTTAGGTACGTGGCGATCCAGCTGCTCACGCCCGGCGCGC is a window of Deinococcus radiotolerans DNA encoding:
- a CDS encoding adenylate kinase, with amino-acid sequence MTQPKHNVVIFLGPPGAGKGTQAERLAQDKDLVKISTGDILRDHVARGTELGQQVKPILDAGQLVPDDILIALIRDKLASMDAVRVIFDGFPRTSAQARELDVLLEELGAPVRAVPLLEVPDQVLIDRIVDRGRQAAARGEAVRSDDTEEVARRRQEIYREQTQPLIDYYSARGQLTRIDGVGSMNDVYGRILNSMK
- a CDS encoding SWIM zinc finger family protein, with translation MTATPDPVLTLAPDSSSAASARKLATPAQWPDLHAKPTHLWGHCQGSGRQPYLTGVDLSGPDAPAFKCSCPSRKFPCKHALALLLLHEAHPQQFGSDPAPDAIRKWLDGRAAKHAPSDSSPADADPAGETCSGPDPAAQAKRRAAREKKVSLGLDALQTFLKDLVRDGLAQAAARPYSDWDTQAARLVDAQAPGAARLVRMIPEVLPHPGRLLAHLARLYLLTKAWPGRDTLSAPQQADLRAALGFPLDKAATIAAGGTDTHWLVLGHTISDEEHVRTRRSWLHESGTTALLLDFAAPGWPLPPALPAGKSVRARLSPAPGTVPQRHVLDGEATRSAPTPLPAPVTLDGLLDAHGAALALNPWLDRTAHHLGPVTVHPPTRDGDPWRAGDARGSLPLGGSDTARLTLLALGGGHPQTFTAEWDGQSLTPLCAGQDGTLHPLDEPENDYGS
- a CDS encoding DUF5691 domain-containing protein → MGPDLRALLSAALIGTERAPLPTPGPDATGQAAARVTRDDPAGTLLARAALLTLAATAGRQPDPPAPAPTPAPSDPRAEAPARAARHLPHLGGPLLHEWLTLCHAHGYRVPALYLPRLLTLATQDRSLRVPLARVLGERGRWLAHHADSPALAHADAPDEPTWAALSDTDRDTLHRVLRALNPGAARALLRTQFDTERAASRKRLLSAVLDTLSDDDHTLEPLLEGALDDRSPDVQTLARQTLQRLPRSALNARLAAALHDPDTPPSPRDGLSGGPQARLSHVLRHAHPDALLHATPGGPHALITLARDHHLLDDLIAGTLTHRHQPLAQALLAHASTPALRALADPARTLQSGLHDRDPDLILAALAHHPTPWTPEDSHAILALLQDTLRHTDHPSQWPQRWRTLHDHTHHLHPDTTPPPPLPPDAPNHAQSVWHDLMGTLDTRRQIRHDFKEHP